A segment of the Chryseobacterium scophthalmum genome:
TTCCTAAAATAGAAGGAGTAGCTTCGTGCTCTACAACTTGGTGAAGTTTCTTAAATCCTAATGCTTCAAGCGTTCTCTTTTGGGTTTTTGTTCTACCAATAGCGCTTCTTACTTGCTTTACTTTAATTGTTGCCATTGTTTATTTATTAACCGTTAAACACTTTAGTTAGAGAAACTCCTCTCATTCTTGCAATTTCTTCTGGTCTTCTGATGTCTAACAATGCTTTGAAAGTTGCCTTTACTACATTGTGAGGGTTTGAAGATCCTTTAGATTTTGAAAGGATATCGTGAATACCAGCAGATTCTAATACCGCTCTTACCGCACCACCTGCGATAAGACCTGTACCGTGAGAAGCAGGTCTCAAGAAGATATCTGCACCACCGTATCTTGCAGTAGTCTGGTGAGGGATAGTATGGTTCATTACAGGAACTTTTACTAAGTTTTTCTTAGCATCTTCTACCGCCTTAGCAATAGCAGAAGCAACTTCCTTAGATTTTCCTAAACCAAAACCGATAGTTCCAGCTTCGTCTCCTACAACAACAATTGCAGAAAATCCGAAAGCTCTACCTCCTTTAGTTACTTTTGTTACTCTATTAACAGCTACGAGACGATCTTTAAGTTCTAATCCTCCCGGTTTTACTCTTTCTATATTATCTAGTCCTAACATATTTCCGAAATTTAATGATTAGAATTTAAGTCCTCCTTCTCTCGCACCATCAGCTAGAGCCTTAACTCTTCCGTGATATACGAATCCGTTTCTATCAAATACAATAGTTTCGATTCCTGCAGCAAGGGCTTTAGCAGCGATTGCTTTACCTACAGCAGCAGAAACTTCACTTTTTGTTCCGTTAGCATCAACGCCTTTCTCTCTAGAAGAAGCTGAAGCTAAAGTTTTTCCGTCTTTATCGTCGATTAACTGAGCGTAAATTTCCTTATTACTCTTATATACAGATAATCTTGGCAAATCAGCAGATCCAGAGATTTTTCCTCTTACTCTTCTTTTGATTCTTATTCTTTTTTCTAATTTACTTAGTGCCATTTTCTTAAATTTTATTAAGCAGATTTACCAGCTTTACGTCTTACAATTTCTCCTACGAATTTCACACCTTTTCCTTTGTATGGCTCAGGTTTTCTGAAAGATCTGATCTTTGCAGCTACCATCCCTAGAAGTTGGTTGTCGTGAGACGTTAAAGTAATAATTGGGTTTTTACCTTTTTCAGTCAATGTATCAACTTTCACTTCGCTAGGAAGTTCTAAAACGATACCGTGAGAGAATCCTAAAGCTAACTCAAGTTTTTGACCTGCGTGAGAAGCTCTGTATCCTACCCCTACTAATTCTAGTTTCTTTTCGAAACCTTTTTCAACACCAACGATCATATTAGCGATCAACGCTCTGTATAAACCGTGAAGTGCTCTGTGTTGTTTAGCATCAGATGGTCTGTTAACAGTTAACGTACCTTCGTTTTGCTCAATAGTAATTCCTTCTGTAAGCTCCTGAGAAAGTTCTCCTTTAGGACCTTTTACTGTAACTACACCTTCTTTTTCAGAAACTGTGATACCAGCTGGAATTGTTATAATTGCTTTACCAATTCTTGACATTTTCCTTTGATTAAAAATTAATAAACATAGCAGATTACTTCACCACCTACTTTCTCTTCTCTAGCTTTCTTGTCAGTCATTACTCCTTTAGAAGTAGAGATGATAGAAATACCCAAACCGTTTAGTACTCTTGGAAGTTCACCTGAACCTTTGTACTGTCTCAAACCTGGTCTAGAAGCTCTTTGGATAGATTTAATAGCTGGTTTGTTAGTTTGCTTATCGTACTTCAAAGCGATTTTGATGTTTCCTTGAACAGCGTTCTCTTCAAACTTAAAGTTTAAGATATACCCTTGATCAAATAAAATCTTTGTAATCTCCTTTTTGATTTTCGATGCAGGAATTTCCACCACTTTGTGGCCTGCGCTTTGTGCGTTCCTTACTCTAGTTAGGAAATCTGAAATTGGATCTGTTACCATTTCTTTGTTTTAAATTATTGGTTAAAGAACAATCAGTTTTGAAAAGACTTGAAGATTAAAATATCAGACTTCAGAAAATCTTAGGTCTGATATTTATTTCTTTAGTATCTCGACAACTTAATTGTCCCGATTTTTAATTAGTAATTATTACCAACTAGCTTTTTTCACTCCCGGGATAAGACCGTTGTTGGCCATTTCTCTGAAAGTTACTCTTGAAATACCGAAAGTTCTCATGTAACCTCTTGGTCTACCTGTTAATTTACATCTGTTGTGTAATCTTACAGGTGAAGCGTTTTTTGGTAATTTTTGAAGTCCTTCATAATCACCTGCTTCTTTAAGAGCCTTTCTTTTTTCAGCGTATTTAGCTACAGTAGCTTCTCTTTTGCGCTCACGCGCTTTCATTGATTCTTTAGCCATTTCTTAGTTCTTTTTGAATGGTAAACCGAAGTGAGTTAATAATGCTTTAGCTTCTTTGTCTGTTTTCGCAGTAGTAACGAAAGTAATGTCCATCCCTTGGATTTTCTTTACTTTGTCGATTGCGATCTCAGGGAAGATAATCTGCTCAGTAATACCTAAGTTATAGTTACCTCTACCGTCGAAACCATCAGCTTTGATACCAGAAAAATCTCTGATACGTGGCAAAGCAGAAGAAGTTAATCTGTCTAAGAATTCGTACATTTTTGTAGCTCTAAGAGTTACCTTAGCACCTACAGGCATACCTTTTCTTAATTTGAAAGCAGCTTCATCTTTCTTAGAGATAGTACCAACAGCCTTTTGACCAGTGATATTTGTAAGTTCTTCTACAGCATAATCGATGATCTTTTTATCAGCAGTAGCGTCTCCTAAACCTTGAGATAAAATAATTTTCTCTAGTCTTGGTACTTGCATTACTGATTTGTATCCGAATTCTTCCATCATTGCAGGAACAATCGTTTCTTTATATGCTTTTTTGGGTCTTGCTATATATTCCATGTGTTATTTAAAATTATAAAGTTTCACCCGTTTTTTTGTTGATTCTTACTTTCTTATCTCCTTCGATTTTGTAACCGATTTTGATAGCTTTTCCGTCTTTACCAACTAAAGCTACATTTGAGATATGAAGAGAAGCTTCCTTTTCAGTAATTCCTCCTTGAGGATTTGAAGCTGAAGGCTTAACGTGTTTTTTAACGATGTTAAGTCCTGCAACGATTACTCTAGGGTCTTTTCCTTCTTTTT
Coding sequences within it:
- the rplE gene encoding 50S ribosomal protein L5, with the translated sequence MEYIARPKKAYKETIVPAMMEEFGYKSVMQVPRLEKIILSQGLGDATADKKIIDYAVEELTNITGQKAVGTISKKDEAAFKLRKGMPVGAKVTLRATKMYEFLDRLTSSALPRIRDFSGIKADGFDGRGNYNLGITEQIIFPEIAIDKVKKIQGMDITFVTTAKTDKEAKALLTHFGLPFKKN
- the rpmD gene encoding 50S ribosomal protein L30 codes for the protein MATIKVKQVRSAIGRTKTQKRTLEALGFKKLHQVVEHEATPSILGMIAAVSHLLEVQK
- the rpsE gene encoding 30S ribosomal protein S5; protein product: MLGLDNIERVKPGGLELKDRLVAVNRVTKVTKGGRAFGFSAIVVVGDEAGTIGFGLGKSKEVASAIAKAVEDAKKNLVKVPVMNHTIPHQTTARYGGADIFLRPASHGTGLIAGGAVRAVLESAGIHDILSKSKGSSNPHNVVKATFKALLDIRRPEEIARMRGVSLTKVFNG
- the rplR gene encoding 50S ribosomal protein L18 codes for the protein MALSKLEKRIRIKRRVRGKISGSADLPRLSVYKSNKEIYAQLIDDKDGKTLASASSREKGVDANGTKSEVSAAVGKAIAAKALAAGIETIVFDRNGFVYHGRVKALADGAREGGLKF
- the rplF gene encoding 50S ribosomal protein L6 — protein: MSRIGKAIITIPAGITVSEKEGVVTVKGPKGELSQELTEGITIEQNEGTLTVNRPSDAKQHRALHGLYRALIANMIVGVEKGFEKKLELVGVGYRASHAGQKLELALGFSHGIVLELPSEVKVDTLTEKGKNPIITLTSHDNQLLGMVAAKIRSFRKPEPYKGKGVKFVGEIVRRKAGKSA
- the rpsH gene encoding 30S ribosomal protein S8 yields the protein MVTDPISDFLTRVRNAQSAGHKVVEIPASKIKKEITKILFDQGYILNFKFEENAVQGNIKIALKYDKQTNKPAIKSIQRASRPGLRQYKGSGELPRVLNGLGISIISTSKGVMTDKKAREEKVGGEVICYVY
- the rpsN gene encoding 30S ribosomal protein S14 is translated as MAKESMKARERKREATVAKYAEKRKALKEAGDYEGLQKLPKNASPVRLHNRCKLTGRPRGYMRTFGISRVTFREMANNGLIPGVKKASW
- the rplX gene encoding 50S ribosomal protein L24, whose amino-acid sequence is MSKLKIKRGDNVIITTGKKDIKGKTGEVIEVIKKEGKDPRVIVAGLNIVKKHVKPSASNPQGGITEKEASLHISNVALVGKDGKAIKIGYKIEGDKKVRINKKTGETL